The following coding sequences are from one Formosa haliotis window:
- a CDS encoding YfcC family protein: MKAIKFPTALTVLLIIAAIVAVMTWIIPAGKYERLTYNKDSNTFTQVKKSETLNLAATQKTLDDFNIKIPIEKFKNGDIWKPIGIPDTYYTVASKPQGIMAFIQSPIRGIMEAIDVILFVLIIGGFIGIMNFSGAFEAGISSLAKTLYGREYILIIVITFLIAIGGTTFGLAEETIAFYPILIPVFLAAKYDAMVALACIYIGSCIGTLASTVNPFCTIIASDAAGINWTTGLTTRLIVFFLGLLICLVYIIRYAQKVKNDPSKSIIFDQKEAIEQQFPLKKSDIATTLTAKYKLILTLFTLCFVVMIYGVSQLDWWFLEMTTVFLVGSILIGCIARIKEATFVDTFIKGANDLLGVAFIIGIARGVTVLMEDGLISDSLLFYASTLTDGMNKGIFINAMLYIYSALSFFIPSSSGMAVLTMPIMAPLADGVGIGRDLIVNAYQFGMGIFAFINPTGLILASLAIVKIGFDKWIRFVMPLVGILLIFLMIVLTISVYI; the protein is encoded by the coding sequence ATGAAAGCCATTAAATTCCCAACTGCCTTAACCGTTTTATTAATTATTGCAGCCATAGTTGCTGTAATGACTTGGATAATTCCTGCAGGAAAATATGAACGTTTAACGTATAATAAAGATTCCAATACATTTACACAAGTAAAAAAATCTGAAACTCTAAACTTAGCAGCTACACAAAAGACTTTAGACGATTTCAATATAAAAATTCCTATAGAAAAATTCAAAAATGGAGATATCTGGAAACCCATAGGAATTCCGGATACGTACTATACTGTAGCGTCTAAACCGCAAGGTATTATGGCCTTTATTCAATCGCCTATTCGAGGAATAATGGAAGCAATAGATGTTATTCTTTTTGTATTGATTATTGGTGGATTTATTGGAATTATGAATTTTAGTGGTGCTTTTGAAGCCGGCATATCATCACTCGCCAAAACCTTATATGGTCGAGAATACATATTAATTATAGTGATAACGTTTTTAATTGCTATTGGCGGTACAACTTTTGGTTTGGCCGAAGAAACAATCGCCTTCTACCCTATTTTAATTCCCGTATTTCTTGCTGCCAAATACGATGCTATGGTAGCGTTAGCATGTATTTATATCGGTTCTTGTATTGGTACATTGGCCTCTACAGTAAATCCGTTTTGTACCATTATTGCTTCAGATGCTGCTGGAATAAATTGGACTACAGGACTAACAACACGACTCATTGTTTTCTTTTTAGGACTTCTTATTTGCTTAGTTTACATTATCCGCTATGCACAAAAAGTAAAAAACGATCCGTCAAAATCTATAATTTTCGACCAAAAGGAAGCTATAGAACAGCAATTTCCGTTAAAAAAATCAGATATAGCAACCACTTTAACGGCTAAATACAAACTCATTTTAACCTTGTTTACATTATGTTTTGTAGTTATGATTTATGGTGTATCGCAACTAGATTGGTGGTTTTTAGAAATGACAACCGTATTTCTTGTAGGTTCCATTTTAATTGGCTGTATTGCGCGAATTAAGGAAGCAACATTTGTAGACACTTTTATTAAAGGTGCTAACGATTTACTAGGTGTAGCTTTTATAATTGGTATAGCACGAGGTGTTACCGTTTTAATGGAAGACGGATTAATTAGCGACTCCTTATTATTTTACGCCAGCACATTAACCGATGGCATGAATAAAGGCATTTTTATAAATGCCATGCTTTATATTTATAGCGCCTTGTCCTTTTTTATTCCATCGTCTTCAGGAATGGCCGTTTTAACCATGCCTATTATGGCACCATTAGCCGATGGGGTTGGTATTGGTCGCGATCTTATCGTAAATGCCTATCAATTTGGAATGGGAATTTTTGCGTTTATAAATCCTACCGGCTTAATTTTAGCCTCCTTAGCTATTGTTAAAATAGGCTTCGATAAATGGATTCGGTTTGTAATGCCTTTGGTTGGAATTTTGCTTATTTTCCTAATGATTGTATTAACAATTTCGGTCTATATTTAA
- the ung gene encoding uracil-DNA glycosylase, producing the protein MLKMIDKSWLPLLEPEFNKPYFKSLWHFVEEEYETGVCYPPKSDIFNAFNSCAFQDVKVVILGQDPYHGEGQANGLCFSVADGIPHPPSLKNIFKEIESDLGTTYPVSGNLERWAKQGVLLLNATLTVREHMAGSHQKKGWETFTDHVISLINSEKEGVVFLLWGGFAKKKSKLIDANKHHILTSGHPSPLSANRGYWFGNKNFSATNFLLAQNKRPVVEW; encoded by the coding sequence ATGTTGAAAATGATTGACAAAAGTTGGTTACCCTTGTTGGAACCCGAATTTAATAAACCGTATTTTAAATCGTTGTGGCATTTTGTTGAAGAAGAATATGAAACAGGAGTTTGTTATCCGCCAAAATCAGACATTTTTAATGCGTTTAATTCTTGTGCTTTCCAAGATGTTAAGGTTGTTATTTTAGGTCAGGATCCTTATCATGGGGAGGGGCAAGCTAATGGACTATGTTTTTCGGTTGCCGATGGTATTCCGCATCCACCTTCATTAAAAAATATTTTTAAAGAAATAGAAAGTGATTTAGGAACCACATATCCTGTAAGTGGTAATTTAGAACGTTGGGCAAAACAAGGGGTTTTATTATTAAATGCCACTTTAACGGTTCGAGAACATATGGCGGGAAGTCATCAAAAAAAAGGATGGGAAACTTTTACCGACCATGTCATTTCACTTATAAATTCGGAAAAAGAGGGTGTGGTTTTTTTATTATGGGGCGGATTTGCCAAGAAAAAATCAAAATTGATAGATGCGAATAAACATCACATATTAACATCAGGGCATCCTTCACCCTTAAGTGCCAATAGAGGTTATTGGTTTGGAAATAAAAATTTTAGTGCAACTAACTTCCTGTTGGCGCAAAATAAACGTCCTGTGGTTGAATGGTAG
- a CDS encoding nucleoside phosphorylase has translation MAIKDSELILNPDGSIYHLNLKPEHIAQTIILVGDQDRVTKITKHFDTIEYSIQKREFKTETGVYKGKRLSVISTGIGCDNIDIVLNELDALANINFETRTLKTEITTLNIIRVGTSGSLQKEVPVDSFALSAAGLDFSGMLHFYNIENFRNKPFEEAFVTHTQWNANKSYPVLMPNSKLLEDVFTSEETKSGVTATASGFYGPQGRILRLNTEDPALNDKIHTFNFKNTKVINYEMETAAIYGLSALLGHRALSLNAIIANRATGQFSKDPGLLVERLIRYTLTRILKLN, from the coding sequence ATGGCGATTAAAGATTCTGAATTAATTTTAAATCCAGATGGTAGTATTTATCATCTCAATTTAAAACCCGAACATATTGCCCAGACTATTATTTTAGTTGGCGATCAAGATCGAGTAACCAAAATAACTAAGCATTTCGATACGATAGAATACTCCATACAAAAAAGAGAATTCAAAACAGAAACTGGTGTATATAAGGGTAAACGACTTAGTGTTATTTCTACAGGTATTGGTTGCGATAACATCGATATAGTATTAAACGAATTAGACGCCTTAGCGAACATTAATTTTGAAACTCGAACCCTAAAAACAGAAATTACTACTTTAAATATTATTCGCGTAGGAACATCGGGATCTCTTCAAAAAGAAGTACCAGTTGATTCTTTTGCTTTAAGTGCTGCAGGATTAGATTTCTCGGGCATGCTTCACTTTTACAATATTGAAAATTTTAGAAACAAACCTTTTGAAGAGGCATTTGTAACCCATACTCAATGGAATGCTAATAAATCGTATCCGGTTTTAATGCCTAATAGCAAATTGTTAGAGGATGTATTTACTTCAGAAGAAACTAAATCTGGAGTTACCGCAACAGCAAGTGGATTTTACGGTCCGCAAGGGCGCATTCTTAGATTGAATACAGAGGATCCTGCGTTAAATGATAAAATACATACTTTCAATTTTAAAAACACAAAAGTCATTAATTACGAGATGGAAACTGCTGCAATTTATGGCCTTTCTGCACTTTTAGGTCATCGTGCCCTATCTTTAAATGCTATTATCGCCAATCGCGCAACCGGCCAATTCAGTAAAGACCCAGGATTATTAGTAGAACGATTAATTCGTTATACCTTAACTCGTATTTTAAAATTAAATTAA
- a CDS encoding DUF1835 domain-containing protein has protein sequence MGIQTLHITNGSSLTNYLDELQMEGTILTWHEMLCEGPTIEHINSDEFIEVRQKFLQDFYQIEADIVKIKHDVAILDNIDKFTEIILWFEYDLFCHINLIAVINLLLQKKIKLPIYLVCSGRIHGINELKALSELSSTQLTDHYESRVRLTKEDLELSRTLWQLYNGKDHNLIKPYIVQNSSFEYLSNCLKAHLQRFPNSKNGLNELELNILKIINCSEIHSKNHLLGYGLNYQGFYGYGDLQFERLINRLSIFYTESEHSLTLNEAGLKALNFEANFEEDLVDDMVFGGVKKNAFNFSTKENKLVKSTKYGD, from the coding sequence ATGGGGATACAAACACTACACATTACAAACGGAAGTTCGCTTACTAATTACTTAGACGAGCTACAAATGGAAGGCACCATCTTAACTTGGCATGAAATGCTTTGTGAAGGCCCTACAATAGAACATATAAACTCCGATGAATTTATAGAAGTAAGACAAAAATTTTTGCAAGACTTTTATCAAATCGAAGCCGATATTGTTAAGATAAAACACGACGTTGCTATATTAGATAACATCGATAAGTTTACCGAAATTATACTCTGGTTTGAATATGATTTATTTTGCCATATTAACCTAATAGCCGTAATTAATTTATTACTTCAAAAGAAAATAAAACTTCCTATATATCTTGTTTGTAGTGGTAGAATTCATGGTATAAACGAACTTAAAGCCCTTTCAGAATTAAGCTCAACCCAGCTTACAGATCACTACGAATCTCGCGTGAGATTAACAAAAGAGGATTTAGAATTATCGCGAACTTTGTGGCAATTATACAATGGTAAAGATCATAATTTAATAAAACCATATATTGTACAAAACTCCTCTTTCGAGTATTTAAGCAATTGTTTAAAAGCACATTTACAACGCTTTCCTAATTCTAAAAATGGTTTAAACGAGTTAGAATTAAATATTCTAAAAATTATTAATTGTAGCGAAATACATTCTAAAAATCATTTATTAGGATATGGTTTAAATTATCAAGGATTTTATGGATATGGCGATTTGCAATTTGAACGTCTTATAAACCGATTAAGTATTTTTTACACCGAATCTGAACATAGTTTAACCTTAAATGAAGCCGGACTTAAAGCTTTAAATTTTGAAGCTAATTTTGAAGAGGATTTAGTAGATGACATGGTTTTTGGAGGCGTAAAAAAGAACGCTTTTAATTTTAGCACAAAAGAAAATAAGTTAGTAAAATCTACCAAATATGGCGATTAA
- a CDS encoding translation initiation factor: protein MDLKDQLKNLFPDHEEQPEETVNSDSTLWLQDEPILCKYEKRKGKPITILEGYTGAIEDFKQLAKDLKKELSVGGSFKDDKIIIQGDYRDKIMTILKNKGFNVKRVGG, encoded by the coding sequence ATGGATTTAAAAGATCAACTAAAAAATTTGTTTCCAGATCATGAAGAACAACCAGAGGAAACTGTAAATTCAGATTCTACATTATGGCTTCAAGACGAACCTATTCTTTGTAAATACGAAAAACGAAAAGGAAAACCTATTACCATTTTAGAGGGATATACGGGTGCGATTGAAGATTTTAAACAACTTGCTAAAGATTTAAAAAAAGAGCTTAGTGTGGGTGGAAGTTTTAAGGATGATAAAATAATTATACAAGGCGACTATCGCGATAAAATTATGACCATATTAAAAAACAAAGGGTTTAATGTTAAACGTGTAGGCGGATAA
- a CDS encoding isopenicillin N synthase family dioxygenase, which produces MNSIPSVDLNDFISNDPIKKQQFVDQIGKAYEDIGFVALKGHFLNEQLITDLYSEIKQFFDLPEAVKSKYEIDGLGGQRGYTSFGKEHAKGKKEGDLKEFWHFGQYVEDDPKREAEYPQNVMVTELPKFNTVGKEAYKMLEKTAQYVLRALALYLNLEETYFDAYIHNGNSILRPIHYPPIQTEPKNAVRAAAHGDINLITLLMGAQGRGLQVQNNAGEWIDAIAKADELMINVGDMLSRHTNNKLKSTIHRVVNPPKELWGTSRYSIPFFMHPISEMKLDVLENCIDANHPKQFEDITAGDYLHERLVDLGLIKN; this is translated from the coding sequence ATGAATAGCATTCCAAGCGTAGATTTAAACGATTTTATTTCTAACGACCCTATAAAAAAGCAACAATTTGTAGACCAAATCGGTAAAGCTTATGAGGACATCGGATTTGTAGCCCTAAAAGGACATTTTTTAAACGAGCAATTGATTACAGATTTATATTCTGAGATTAAACAGTTTTTCGATTTACCCGAAGCTGTAAAATCGAAATATGAAATTGATGGTCTTGGCGGTCAGCGTGGCTATACATCTTTTGGAAAGGAACATGCTAAAGGGAAAAAGGAAGGCGATTTAAAAGAGTTTTGGCATTTTGGACAATATGTAGAAGATGATCCTAAACGCGAAGCCGAATATCCACAAAATGTGATGGTAACAGAACTTCCGAAGTTTAATACTGTTGGAAAAGAAGCCTATAAAATGTTAGAAAAAACAGCGCAATATGTGCTACGGGCTTTGGCTCTCTATTTAAATTTGGAAGAAACTTATTTTGATGCCTATATACATAACGGAAATTCAATTTTAAGACCTATACACTACCCACCAATACAAACTGAGCCTAAAAATGCGGTGCGTGCAGCCGCCCATGGCGACATTAATTTAATTACCTTATTAATGGGGGCTCAAGGTCGTGGTTTACAAGTACAAAACAATGCTGGCGAATGGATAGACGCCATAGCCAAAGCCGACGAATTAATGATAAATGTTGGCGATATGCTTTCGCGACATACCAATAACAAACTAAAATCTACCATTCACCGTGTGGTGAATCCGCCTAAAGAATTATGGGGAACATCTAGATATTCTATTCCATTTTTTATGCATCCTATAAGTGAAATGAAATTAGATGTTTTAGAAAATTGTATAGATGCAAATCACCCAAAACAATTTGAAGATATTACTGCTGGCGACTATTTACATGAACGATTAGTAGATTTAGGCCTAATAAAAAATTAA
- a CDS encoding cold-shock protein, which produces MAKSQQTYNKIEKEKARQKKREEKLKKKEARKAESKDSQGIQFAYVDQYGNLTDTPPDPADKIKVDAEDIVIGIPKKDDSDIEEVDPIRKGKVSFFDSSKGFGFIIDAENSEKYFCHVSGLIDTIIENDKVQFELERGMKGMNAVRVKKI; this is translated from the coding sequence ATGGCTAAGTCTCAACAGACGTACAATAAAATCGAAAAAGAAAAAGCACGTCAAAAAAAGCGTGAAGAAAAATTAAAGAAAAAAGAAGCTCGTAAAGCAGAGTCTAAAGACAGTCAAGGCATACAATTTGCCTATGTAGATCAGTACGGAAATTTAACCGATACGCCACCAGATCCAGCAGATAAAATTAAAGTAGATGCAGAAGATATTGTTATTGGAATTCCTAAAAAGGACGATAGTGATATTGAGGAAGTAGATCCAATCCGTAAAGGGAAAGTATCATTTTTTGATAGCTCTAAAGGTTTCGGATTTATAATTGATGCTGAAAATTCTGAAAAATATTTCTGTCACGTTAGTGGTTTAATTGATACTATTATTGAAAACGATAAAGTTCAATTTGAATTAGAACGCGGAATGAAAGGTATGAATGCGGTACGAGTTAAGAAAATTTAA
- a CDS encoding DUF4270 family protein — protein sequence MNSICFKALFGAFCFVTLLVSCETDTTAVVGENWINNGTKVFYIDTFTVATSTYKFDSIVTGNTSRYLLGGYTDPIFGHVKASPYFQLYSYEYYLDTEAKFDSVALLLDYSGYYYNDTIPKQTLNVFEVLETITPTEDYFYNTSSFKTNPEHIGELTFSPTPKSSDSIHIPLNSDFGKNLFQAIQDKDISSLDELTQQYQGIMLEADDANTTVLGIGTSSKLRLYYSIKNEVETETYYYDLSINTSNSFHNISTNYNNTHFKSLVEQTDEVASKIADNLSFIQAGSGLVTKVNIPYLERIYTINGSGSIMDANLKISLKQNSNTKNLTIRDSLNIYLIDQTLAISTQLTDYSGTSVYGIKSVNEFDSDIITYNIPVKYFVDLKLNAVNASNLALGITSQGFNESVDRYVLEGEASTENDLKTTLELTYALYDDE from the coding sequence ATGAACTCAATTTGTTTTAAAGCGCTCTTTGGAGCCTTTTGTTTTGTTACACTCTTAGTGTCTTGCGAAACAGATACTACAGCTGTAGTTGGCGAAAATTGGATTAACAACGGAACCAAAGTATTTTATATAGATACGTTTACTGTCGCAACTTCTACTTATAAATTCGATTCTATTGTAACTGGTAATACAAGCCGCTATTTACTTGGTGGGTATACCGACCCTATATTTGGACATGTTAAAGCTAGTCCGTATTTTCAATTATATAGTTATGAATATTATTTAGATACCGAAGCCAAATTCGATTCTGTAGCCTTACTTTTAGATTATTCGGGATACTATTATAACGACACCATTCCTAAGCAAACACTAAATGTTTTTGAAGTTTTAGAGACCATAACACCTACAGAAGATTATTTTTATAATACCAGTAGCTTTAAAACAAACCCCGAACACATAGGTGAATTAACTTTTAGCCCAACTCCAAAATCCTCCGACTCCATTCATATTCCTTTAAATTCAGATTTTGGGAAAAATCTATTTCAAGCGATTCAAGATAAAGATATATCTAGTTTAGATGAATTAACTCAGCAATACCAAGGTATTATGTTAGAAGCAGACGATGCCAATACGACGGTATTAGGAATAGGAACGAGCTCTAAATTACGCCTTTATTATTCTATTAAAAATGAAGTTGAAACAGAAACCTATTATTACGATTTATCGATAAATACATCAAACAGCTTCCATAATATATCCACAAATTATAACAATACACATTTTAAATCTTTGGTTGAACAAACCGATGAAGTTGCAAGTAAAATAGCCGATAATTTAAGTTTTATACAAGCTGGTAGCGGCTTAGTAACCAAAGTTAATATTCCATATCTAGAACGCATCTACACCATAAACGGTTCCGGATCTATCATGGATGCCAACTTAAAAATATCTTTAAAACAAAATTCGAATACCAAAAATTTAACCATTCGAGATTCTCTCAACATCTACTTAATCGATCAAACGCTAGCCATTTCTACACAACTTACAGATTACTCTGGTACTAGTGTTTACGGAATAAAATCTGTAAATGAATTCGATTCAGATATAATCACTTACAACATTCCCGTAAAATATTTTGTCGATTTAAAACTCAATGCGGTGAATGCTTCAAATTTAGCGCTCGGAATTACATCGCAAGGATTTAATGAATCTGTAGATCGCTATGTTTTAGAAGGAGAAGCTTCAACAGAAAACGATTTAAAAACAACTTTAGAACTAACCTACGCTTTATACGATGATGAATAG
- a CDS encoding Kelch repeat-containing protein → MILNMITNMITNASKILVLGVLTLSLFNCSSDDDDGDRGNWKQRSVFDGVPRSNVVGFVLDNMGYMGTGYDGDDYLNDFWEYNIEGDYWVQKADFPGTARSSASGFQIDGTGYLGIGYDGTDELSDFWSYNKSSNTWTQKADFIGGPRRSAIAFAANSTGYLGTGYDGDNDRKDFYKYNPTTDEWSELVGFGGEKRRFATSFTIGDKVYIGTGVSNGIYKTDFWEFDPVTEVFTRKNDLDYDDDYAITRSNAVAFTLDGLGYVCTGYNTGVLSSTWEYNPGTDAWTQITSIEASSRQDALAFSNGSKGFVLLGRTGSLYLDDNYELFPQETYSDED, encoded by the coding sequence ATGATTTTAAATATGATTACAAATATGATTACAAATGCTTCAAAAATATTAGTCTTAGGTGTATTAACCTTAAGTTTGTTTAATTGTTCTAGCGACGATGATGATGGCGATAGAGGAAATTGGAAACAACGATCTGTATTTGATGGTGTTCCCCGAAGTAATGTTGTTGGTTTTGTTTTAGATAATATGGGGTATATGGGAACAGGTTATGATGGTGATGATTATTTAAATGATTTCTGGGAGTATAATATTGAAGGCGATTACTGGGTGCAAAAAGCAGATTTTCCGGGTACAGCAAGAAGTTCTGCATCGGGGTTTCAAATTGATGGCACTGGATATTTGGGCATTGGTTATGACGGGACAGATGAATTAAGCGATTTTTGGTCTTATAATAAATCGTCTAATACATGGACACAAAAAGCAGATTTTATTGGTGGACCTAGACGTTCTGCAATTGCTTTTGCTGCAAATAGTACCGGATATTTAGGTACCGGTTACGACGGAGATAACGATAGAAAAGATTTTTATAAATATAACCCTACTACCGATGAGTGGTCGGAACTTGTAGGTTTTGGTGGAGAAAAGCGTCGTTTTGCAACATCGTTTACTATAGGAGACAAGGTGTATATTGGTACTGGTGTAAGTAATGGTATTTATAAAACCGATTTCTGGGAATTCGATCCTGTGACAGAAGTATTTACAAGAAAAAATGATTTAGATTACGATGACGATTATGCCATTACGAGATCGAATGCTGTAGCGTTTACTTTAGATGGATTAGGTTATGTATGCACCGGCTACAATACAGGTGTTCTAAGTTCTACTTGGGAGTATAACCCTGGAACAGATGCTTGGACACAGATTACAAGTATAGAAGCCTCTTCTCGTCAAGATGCACTTGCATTCTCTAACGGCAGCAAAGGTTTTGTGCTGTTAGGCCGAACAGGAAGTTTATATTTAGATGATAATTACGAATTGTTTCCGCAGGAAACTTATAGTGATGAAGATTAA
- a CDS encoding DUF4907 domain-containing protein, with protein MKKAILIVLVLSIVSAVGVLFFSLKNEKISKYKANIYTVNSGYGYNISKDNKIVIKQEVIPAVQNNLTFCSESDAKTIANLVIEKLEHKTNPNITIKELESNSIALNCNN; from the coding sequence ATGAAAAAAGCCATATTAATTGTATTAGTTTTGAGCATTGTAAGTGCTGTAGGTGTTTTGTTTTTTTCGCTTAAAAATGAAAAAATATCCAAGTATAAGGCAAACATCTATACTGTTAACTCCGGTTACGGTTATAATATTAGTAAGGACAATAAAATTGTTATAAAACAAGAGGTTATACCTGCCGTGCAAAACAATCTTACATTTTGTTCAGAATCTGATGCCAAAACCATTGCCAATTTGGTCATAGAAAAACTAGAACACAAAACAAATCCGAATATTACTATTAAAGAATTAGAGTCTAATTCTATTGCCTTAAACTGTAATAATTAG
- a CDS encoding sensor histidine kinase — protein sequence MALLLISTLFLLEYAFPRPEFGPNLPRPNRPGNPPEFTGFKLGFPSFFIIVLLVIGTAVKMYLEWDNNIQLQKDIEAQKSSAELHFLKNQLSPHFLFNSLNSIYSLTNKKSNDAPEAVITLSELMRYMLYQADNDFVLLQDELDYVQNYLKLQRLRIANNQDVTLQIRGPIGQQKIRPLLLIPFIENAFKYGTDYKGNTLVHIQIVVNEFNLKFKCVNLIGNQKQDPNNSGIGLQNTKERLQLLYPNQHTLEIEELDNQFIVQLNLNVS from the coding sequence GTGGCCTTGCTATTAATTTCTACCTTGTTTTTGTTGGAGTATGCGTTTCCAAGACCAGAGTTTGGTCCGAATTTACCGCGACCAAATAGGCCTGGAAATCCACCAGAATTTACAGGCTTTAAACTCGGTTTTCCTAGTTTTTTTATTATTGTTTTATTGGTGATTGGTACCGCAGTTAAAATGTATTTGGAATGGGATAATAATATACAACTACAAAAGGATATTGAAGCTCAAAAATCTTCAGCAGAATTACATTTTTTAAAAAATCAATTAAGTCCGCATTTCCTTTTTAATTCATTAAACAGTATTTATTCATTAACCAATAAAAAATCTAATGATGCGCCAGAAGCGGTTATTACCTTATCGGAACTAATGCGTTATATGCTCTATCAAGCCGATAACGACTTTGTTTTGCTTCAAGACGAATTAGATTATGTACAAAATTATTTAAAATTACAACGCTTAAGAATTGCTAATAACCAGGATGTAACGCTTCAAATTAGAGGGCCTATTGGGCAACAAAAAATAAGACCTTTACTTTTAATTCCTTTTATTGAAAATGCCTTTAAGTATGGTACCGATTATAAAGGGAATACCTTAGTGCATATTCAAATCGTAGTGAACGAATTCAATTTAAAATTTAAATGTGTGAATTTAATAGGGAACCAGAAACAAGATCCTAACAATTCGGGTATTGGTTTGCAGAACACCAAAGAGCGCTTACAATTATTATATCCTAACCAGCATACACTCGAAATTGAAGAATTAGATAATCAATTTATTGTGCAGTTAAATTTAAATGTATCCTAA
- a CDS encoding LytR/AlgR family response regulator transcription factor, which translates to MKCIIIDDEPLAIDVVESYLKQIGGIDIVAKCTNPLEAITLLSKKQVDLVFLDIEMPNLSGIDLVKSIENLPQFIFTTAYPQYALDGFNLNATDYLVKPIPFHRFIKAVARAKEKYELEHMQTANVVSSIGTISQPENNFIFVKSEYENIKIKTDDITYIQGLKDYIKIYDIHSSKAIITLLSFKDMLSKLPTNNQFFRVHKSFIVNVNYIKALQKTKIVLQNDMRIPIGETFKKDVLERLGV; encoded by the coding sequence ATGAAATGTATTATTATAGATGACGAGCCTTTAGCCATAGATGTTGTTGAATCGTATTTAAAGCAAATAGGAGGGATAGATATTGTTGCAAAATGCACAAATCCGCTTGAAGCGATTACCTTGTTGAGTAAAAAGCAAGTCGATTTGGTGTTTTTAGATATAGAAATGCCCAATTTAAGTGGTATCGACTTGGTTAAATCTATTGAAAATTTACCTCAATTTATATTTACAACGGCTTATCCGCAATATGCGTTAGACGGATTTAATTTAAACGCCACAGATTATTTAGTAAAACCCATTCCTTTTCATCGCTTTATTAAAGCAGTAGCGCGTGCAAAGGAAAAATACGAATTAGAACATATGCAAACGGCAAATGTAGTATCCTCTATAGGAACCATATCTCAACCAGAAAACAATTTTATTTTTGTTAAATCTGAATACGAAAACATCAAAATTAAAACCGACGATATCACTTATATTCAAGGCCTAAAAGATTATATTAAAATATACGACATCCATTCAAGTAAGGCTATAATAACCTTGCTTAGTTTTAAGGATATGCTAAGCAAATTACCTACTAATAATCAGTTTTTTAGAGTGCATAAATCGTTTATTGTAAATGTTAATTATATAAAGGCTTTACAAAAAACTAAAATTGTATTACAAAACGATATGCGTATTCCTATAGGTGAAACGTTTAAGAAAGATGTTCTAGAGCGTTTGGGGGTTTAA
- a CDS encoding pseudouridine synthase, with the protein MHQHFKIYKPYGYLSQFINNGQKQNRKKLLGELGDFPEGTMSIGRLDEKSEGLLLLTTDGKMSDFVNSSKVDKEYYAQVDGLITEAEITELQQGVEIGLSGKKYTTKPCQVFKLNAPPNFPERTKKIRDERHGPTSWVSITLNEGKFRQVRKMTSAVGFPTLRLVRIRVGAIYLDDLNPGNAIEISNLKAELNPQTL; encoded by the coding sequence ATGCATCAGCATTTTAAAATCTATAAACCTTACGGATATTTAAGTCAGTTTATTAATAACGGACAAAAACAAAACCGCAAAAAACTACTTGGGGAACTTGGAGATTTCCCAGAAGGCACGATGTCTATTGGTCGTTTAGATGAAAAATCTGAAGGCTTATTACTTTTAACCACAGATGGTAAAATGAGTGATTTTGTAAACAGTTCTAAAGTAGATAAGGAATACTACGCTCAAGTAGATGGCCTTATTACAGAAGCTGAAATTACAGAATTACAACAAGGTGTAGAAATTGGTTTGTCTGGAAAAAAATACACCACCAAACCCTGCCAAGTCTTTAAACTGAATGCGCCACCCAATTTTCCTGAGCGCACAAAAAAAATAAGAGATGAACGTCACGGACCAACCTCATGGGTGTCTATTACTTTAAATGAAGGTAAATTTAGACAAGTTAGAAAAATGACTTCTGCGGTTGGATTTCCTACCTTACGATTAGTTCGTATTCGAGTTGGCGCCATATATTTAGATGATTTAAATCCTGGGAATGCCATTGAAATTTCTAATTTAAAAGCTGAATTAAACCCCCAAACGCTCTAG